Genomic segment of Coturnix japonica isolate 7356 chromosome 24, Coturnix japonica 2.1, whole genome shotgun sequence:
TTTGGAGGAAGCATTTCAGGCTTGTTTACgttctgtgctttgctctctgaACCAGGCTGACCAGCATGGCAGCAAATTGCATTTCTGCTCCAAGAGACATAGAAGATGATTGCCAGGGAGACCTGCTCTCCACAGACCTACAGCAATTCCTCTGGAGGCCTTTCTCTCCAAATGGGGGGATCATTTTGTAAGGGATCGATGGTGATTGCCAAAACCTCTCTGCCCTGAAGCCAGCAAGGTAAGAAAGTTGACAGTGTTCCCTTTATATGTGTAGATACATATCATCAGTCAGGGACCTTCATGcgcagggaggggaggggcatTCACTCTGATGCTTCCCTTtgaaacaacaaacagaacagacagacagacggacagCCAGGAATATTACAGAACAGTGATGCAAACAGGCCCAGGGTTGCACACCTGGGTGCATCCCTAAGCAAACCTCAGTGCCAGGAGAGCACAGCCCTCCCATagacacacacacgcacacacacaccccacacTACCACTGAGACCCTCCATTTCAGCCAGTGTTGGAGGTCAGTCCTTCCTCTCAGTACgtaggctttttgttttgtttttttttctcttaaaatctgtatataatatatatatttatattctgtatatatatttatatatatatatatatatttatatatcctATTTACACATATTGCACACCGTCCTCTGGCCTCCTGTATTCCTGCCTGTTAGTGGAAACGTTTCCGTTTCTCCTCTGGATCTGACCCGAAGTCCCGGGACCCGATGCCATTCTGGAGATTTATTAGTGAATCCTTCATCTGCAAGACAAGAAACACCTCCAGTGTGCTGCTACCCTGGGATTTCCTTCCTCATTGGTGCCTCCTCCATCCATTGTAAGTATTGGTGCCATTATAATCTGGTTTTTGGAGCTGGGCGACCAATGAGGGGACTGAGAAGATGGGAGCTGGTGAGTTAACAAATAGGGGTTGAGCAGAGTGATGCACAGGGTTACAGGCACTCACCTTAGGGAGCAGCAGCTTCTTTCATTAATGAACACCATTCCAAGCTGCCCGGTGTCTAAGCAGCTCTTGAGGGAATGGGTTCTAAAACTGCTGCATCTGTGCTGTGAAGGGCCTGCGCCTTTGTCCATGTAAACTACATACAACCCCAGAGTCAAGGAGAAGAATTCTGCATAGCAAACAGTGCTAGAGTCTTTGCAGCACCCTCTCAGATACCAGAGAGTAGCTACAAGCTGTGTTGTCTAATATAAGGTTTTGGCCCTGCAGGATTCTCCCCTTGACTTCAGCTCCCATGAGATGACAGAGAAACCATCTGAACAGCCCTTGGGACCTCCTGCCCAGCCCAGTGTCAGAAGATGGACTTTAAAGGGAGATGGGAGCGGAGGTGATGCACCCGATGGGCTGCAGTGGTCCAGGTAAGGCTGAGGGATTGCAGGTGATGGGCTGGGAGGACACAGTGACTGTCTACTCACAGTGCAACCAGGATGTGTGGTCTCACCTGGTCTAGAAGCATCACAGAGGATTTGATGATCTCACGCCATTTTTGTAACTCTGAGTCATGATACTTCTGCTGGGATTCTAGTAACTGGGCCCATTCTGTTTGCGACTGGGGTAacctgcaaagcagaacaggagtgaatcttcctcatcttcctcccccccatcttcctcatcttcctcccaccatcatcttcctcatcttcctcccaccatcatcttcctcatcttcctccccccatcatcttcctcatcttcctccccaTCATCTTCCTCGCCCTCCTCCCcccatcatcttcatcatcttcctccCCCCCATCACTGATAGGGAACACAACATAACACTGCTGGACAGGCAATCTATATTTTGGGGgtagttttttttccctgctgtgtcAGTCTTTATCTTAATACCAGATTTTCTTTACTCACTTAATTAATGTCTCCTCCCTTCAGGCCTAATCAATCCTCCAGTTGGAAGCACTCAAGACACTGATGAGAAGATCCCCAGGActggctgctctgagctgccaaTCAGGGGTTCAAGCAGGTGAAAGCAATGTGCCTGGAGAGCAGGTGGAGCTTTCTTGGGCCAAGCTGAGGATAAATCTCCATGGAGCATAAAAGCCGTGAGGAGGAGCAGAGttcaggcagctgcaggaagacTTCAGGGCATATCAGGGTGATTTCTGCATGCTTTTCCCTGGAGAGGTAAGTTGTTTTTGTATGCCCTCATCTAACTATTGCTTTGTCTTGGGCCTTGCTGGTTTCTAAGGTAGTTAAGCTTGCAGTTAAGCTTCTGTCTTCTGCTGGGTGTCTTTTCTTTACTCTCTTGGGCTTTGCTAGTCTCTAAGACAACTAAATCATTGCTTTGACTTTAACTTACCTCTTAGGCTCTGCTACTTCTTCAGATAGCTGGATCCTTCCTCCCTCAGCTATTGCCTGTCTTATACTTAAGCTTTACAGGACGTAGTGGAGATTTTCATGTGTCCTACCCTGGAAACTGAGTGGATATGGCCATGACTGCTCCCAAAACTAACTTCTAAAGATACACCTACTCTTTCTCCTAGCACTGTAACTTAACAGTCTAATTGGCTCCCCTCTTATCTTAGCAGCAGCACCCCACTGCTCATTTGCTGACTGCTGTGTTAACTGCTTTAGTTGTGCTCCTTGTTTTACAGAGATTTATCATCACCTTGAGCCAATCATTGCCTGGTGTGCTGCAGTCTTGTTGCTGTAAGCAGCAACCTGTCCTTGTGATCTTCCCAACAGGAGCTTGAGTGCTTGCAACTGGCCTGCTCAACCAGCTCCAAAGGTGGATATAAAGCAATGACACTTCAAGCACAACTACAACAAGctactgcagttttaaaatggaTGCACTGTCCATCTCTAATAAATACTTCTAATAACAGCTGCTTTATTTGTTGGAAGGAAGAGGATTGATTATACTTATATGTGGGATCCCTGCCCACTCTAAGTCTCACGGGTACACAGGAACAGGCAGGGGAACCTAAAGGAGAGCACAGACCAATTCTGACACAGCAGGCAGACTTGGTCATGGAAACTGCAGTTAAAAACAATGAAGTTCTAGCTATGGGGGCATAGAGCAAGCAGTAATACTAAAGAACATATAGGATAAATGGTATACTTAAACAGGGAGGGCAAGAGGAAGATGATGGtgggaggaagatgaggaagatgatgggcgggaggaagatgaggaagatgatgGTGGGAGGAAGATGATGGtgggaggaagatgaggaagatgatgGGNNNNNNNNNNNNNNNNNNNNNNNNNNNNNNNNNNNNNNNNNNNNNNNNNNNNNNNNNNNNNNNNNNNNNNNNNNNNNNNNNNNNNNNNNNNNNNNNNNNNNNNNNNNNNNNNNNNNNNNNNNNNNNNNNNNNNNNNNNNNNNNNNNNNNNNNNNNNNNNNNNNNNNNNNNNNNNNNNNNNNNNNNNNNNNNNNNNNNNNNNNNNNNNNNNNNNNNNNNNNNNNNNNNNNNNNNNNNNNNNNNNNNNNNNNNNNNNNNNNNNNNNNNNNNNNNNNNNNNNNNNNNNNNNNNNNNNNNNNNNNNNNNNNNNNNNNNNNNNNNNNNNNNNNNNNNNNNNNNNNNNNNNNNNNNNNNNNNNNNNNNNNNNNNNNNNNNNNNNNNNNNNNNNNNNNNNNNNNNNNNNNNNNNNNNNNNNNNNNNNNNNNNNNNNNNNNNNNNNNNNNNNNNNNNNNNNNNNNNNNNNNNNNNNNNNNNNNNNNNNNNNNNNNNNNNNNNNNNNNNNNNNNNNNNNNNNNNNNNNNNNNNNNNNNNNNNNNNNNNNNNNNNNNNNNNNNNNNNNNNNNNNNNNNNNNNNNNNNNNNNNNNNNNNNNNNNNNNNNNNNNNNNNNNNNNNNNNNNNNNNNNNNNNNNNNNNNNNNNNNNNNNNNNNNNNNNNNNNNNNNNNNNNNNNNNNNNNNNNNNNNNNNNNNNNNNNNNNNNNNNNNNNNNNNNNNNNNNNNNNNNNNNNNNNNNNNNNNNNNNNNNNNNNNNNNNNNNNNNNNNNNNNNNNNNNNNNNNNNNNNNNNNNNNNNNNNNNNNNNNNNNNNNNNNNNNNNNNNNNNNNNNNNNNNNNNNNNNNNNNNNNNNNNNNNNNNNNNNNNNNNNNNNNNNNNNNNNNNNNNNNNNNNNNNNNNNNNNNNNNNNNNNNNNNNNNNNNNNNNNNNNNNNNNNNNNNNNNNNNNNNNNNNNNNNNNNNNNNNNNNNNNNNNNNNNNNNNNNNNNNNNNNNNNNNNNNNNNNNNNNNNNNNNNNNNNNNNNNNNNNNNNNNNNNNNNNNNNNNNNNNNNNNNNNNNNNNNNNNNNNNNNNNNNNNNNNNNNNNNNNNNNNNNNNNNNNNNNNNNNNNNNNNNNNNNNNNNNNNNNNNNNNNNNNNNNNNNNNNNNNNNNNNNNNNNNNNNNNNNNNNNNNNNNNNNNNNNNNNNNNNNNNNNNNNNNNNNNNNNNNNNNNNNNNNNNNNNNNNNNNNNNNNNNNNNNNNNNNNNNNNNNNNNNNNNNNNNNNNNNNNNNNNNNNNNNNNNNNNNNNNNNNNNNNNNNNNNNNNNNNNNNNNNNNNNNNNNNNNNNNNNNNNNNNNNNNNNNNNNNNNNNNNNNNNNNNNNNNNNNNNNNNNNNNNNNNNNNNNNNNNNNNNNNNNNNNNNNNNNNNNNNNNNNNNNNNNNNNNNNNNNNNNNNNNNNNNNNNNNNNNNNNNNNNNNNNNNNNNNNNNNNNNNNNNNNNNNNNNNNNNNNNNNNNNNNNNNNNNNNNNNNNNNNNNNNNNNNNNNNNNNNNNNNNNNNNNNNNNNNNNNNNNNNNNNNNNNNNNNNNNNNNNNNNNNNNNNNNNNNNNNNNNNNNNNNNNNNNNNNNNNNNNNNNNNNNNNNNNNNNNNNNNNNNNNNNNNNNNNNNNNNNNNNNNNNNNNNNNNNNNNNNNNNNNNNNNNNNNNNNNNNNNNNNNNNNNNNNNNNNNNNNNNNNNNNNNNNNNNNNNNNNNNNNNNNNNNNNNNNNNNNNNNNNNNNNNNNNNNNNNNNNNNNNNNNNNNNNNNNNNNNNNNNNNNNNNNNNNNNNNNNNNNNNNNNNNNNNNNNNNNNNNNNNNNNNNNNNNNNNNNNNNNNNNNNNNNNNNNNNNNNNNNNNNNNNNNNNNNNNNNNNNNNNNNNNNNNNNNNNNNNNNNNNNNNNNNNNNNNNNNNNNNNNNNNNNNNNNNNNNNNNNNNNNNNNNNNNNNNNNNNNNNNNNNNNNNNNNNNNNNNNNNNNNNNNNNNNNNNNNNNNNNNNNNNNNNNNNNNNNNNNNNNNNNNNNNNNNNNNNNNNNNNNNNNNNNNNNNNNNNNNNNNNNNNNNNNNNNNNNNNNNNNNNNNNNNNNNNNNNNNNNNNNNNNNNNNNNNNNNNNNNNNNNNNNNNNNNNNNNNNNNNNNNNNNNNNNNNNNNNNNNNNNNNNNNNNNNNNNNNNNNNNNNNNNNNNNNNNNNNNNNNNNNNNNNNNNNNNNNNNNNNNNNNNNNNNNNNNNNNNNNNNNNNNNNNNNNNNNNNNNNNNNNNNNNNNNNNNNNNNNNNNNNNNNNNNNNNNNNNNNNNNNNNNNNNNNNNNNNNNNNNNNNNNNNNNNNNNNNNNNNNNNNNNNNNNNNNNNNNNNNNNNNNNNNNNNNNNNNNNNNNNNNNNNNNNNNNNNNNNNNNNNNNNNNNNNNNNNNNNNNNNNNNNNNNNNNNNNNNNNNNNNNNNNNNNNNNNNNNNNNNNNNNNNNNNNNNNNNNNNNNNNNNNNNNNNNNNNNNNNNNNNNNNNNNNNNNNNNNNNNNNNNNNNNNNNNNNNNNNNNNNNNNNNNNNNNNNNNNNNNNNNNNNNNNNNNNNNNNNNNNNNNNNNNNNNNNNNNNNNNNNNNNNNNNNNNNNNNNNNNNNNNNNNNNNNNNNNNNNNNNNNNNNNNNNNNNNNNNNNNNNNNNNNNNNNNNNNNNNNNNNNNNNNNNNNNNNNNNNNNNNNNNNNNNNNNNNNNNNNNNNNNNNNNNNNNNNNNNNNNNNNNNNNNNNNNNNNNNNNNNNNNNNNNNNNNNNNNNNNNNNNNNNNNNNNNNNNNNNNNNNNNNNNNNNNNNNNNNNNNNNNNNNNNNNNNNNNNNNNNNNNNNNNNNNNNNNNNNNNNNNNNNNNNNNNNNNNNNNNNNNNNNNNNNNNNNNNNNNNNNNNNNNNNNNNNNNNNNNNNNNNNNNNNNNNNNNNNNNNNNNNNNNNNNNNNNNNNNNNNNNNNNNNNNNNNNNNNNNNNNNNNNNNNNNNNNNNNNNNNNNNNNNNNNNNNNNNNNNNNNNNNNNNNNNNNNNNNNNNNNNNNNNNNNNNNNNNNNNNNNNNNNNNNNNNNNNNNNNNNNNNNNNNNNNNNNNNNNNNNNNNNNNNNNNNNNNNNNNNNNNNNNNNNNNNNNNNNNNNNNNNNNNNNNNNNNNNNNNNNNNNNNNNNNNNNNNNNNNNNNNNNNNNNNNNNNNNNNNNNNNNNNNNNNNNNNNNNNNNNNNNNNNNNNNNNNNNNNNNNNNNNNNNNNNNNNNNNNNNNNNNNNNNNNNNNNNNNNNNNNNNNNNNNNNNNNNNNNNNNNNNNNNNNNNgggggaaggaaggaaggggggatAGGAATaggtgaaggaggaggaaggggggtgGTGGAAGaatggaggggggaaaaagatgggggaggtggaggagaaagatgagggggcaggggaaggaggaggtgcTTTTCCCCAACAAATATCTTTAGCTAATCTCCTGCTTCATTTATTACATATGTTTTACCTGCTTCAGCTATTAGATATGTTTCATCTATTACATACCAAAGAGAAACAATCCACATGGTAGCCCTGAGCTTTGGTGTTTCTAACaccaacagaaaacatgcaagaagttagaaaaacaaagctcGTGTACCAGTACCTTTCCTGTAGCCTCAAGCCCTGCCACGCTGTGAGCGTCTGGGTGGTATATTCCAACATCCAAAGTTTGTAGAACAGCATCATATTGAGAATGACCAGCAACACCAGgctgcaaataaagaaaacaatccaTTTACTGTGAGTGCTGCTACCCCACTGCCTGCCTAGAAGACCTGGGAGGACACCCAGGGCTTTCTTAAGGTTCCTGGGTCCACACTGTGTGTCAATGAGGATTTATTCTAAGTAAGGGCCCAAGAAAGCAGAACCCAAAACTTCACATGAGAGAGATGTATGAGGAGGACAGATTGACAACAATGACTGATGCGTCAGACAGGCTGAATGAGTGGATGTGCTGAATGtggagaaagggaggggaaaaggagaataaggaggtttaaaagaaaaaaagagggagagagagaaagacagtACCTGAAACAGATCCTAATGggagcagggaagagaaaagacGGAGTAGCTGCAGGTTAGAAACAGACTGACACAGATCAGGAGAAACTGGGTTGAGCAGAGAAGGCTCACAGACAGTACAGAAGATAAAtggtggggaggagggcaggaaggaACAGTGGGAAGAGACTCAAGAGGGAAAGAACTAACTGTGGGCTTGCAATTAATGGTGAAATTCAACTAGGAAAAGATGAGCTGTGTGGCTCTTGTGGGCACCTATAAAGAGTTATTCATGCTGGGCACTGCCATGAAAAGGCACattgcagccagcactgcctgctcctgccTTGCACTGAAGTGGGAATTCCACCACAAGCTGTGCAAATCACTGCTTTCAGCACTGACGAGCAGAGAACACCAGAAACATGTGAGGAAAGAGTAAGTTGAAGGCTGACTGTGAAGGCAGAGTTAAAATCAAATCACTTACACAAAACTGATGACGAGGAGCAGCTTGGAAACGCTCTGCAGGTGGAAGCCACTGGGGCTCTCCTCGGGGATGTGCCTCGTCTGTGTGGAACCTGAGGAGACAGGTTTGTGTCAGCTATGAAATGCTGTCCTATGGAGAGGGCAATGCTTTCCCACTACATGATCCTCTATCTCATTCAAAACAATCATCATGTATCCACTGCTTTAAGAAGCCCAGGCCTTTCTCCCCATTATGAGCATACTTCCAGCTTGTCTCCAGAGATATCCAGCTCTCCATGCCCAAGTCTGAGGGGTCTGTGGTTCCTTACCTGCCACGTGCTTGATTCGGTGAGCAACCTCCTCATCCGTGGGGGTGGTGACTGGACTCAGCACCTCCTCCAAGTGCGGCACCCGCAGATGGGCATGGGCCCGTTTCCTCCTGCGGACTGTAGATTGCTTGCTCACCTTCTCTTTGGGGGATTGTCTGTGGACCTCAGCCAGGTATGTGCTCTCTGTTTTGGTCAATTCACTTTCTGCAGTAACAACAAGGAAGATAAATCATTTAATAGAAGTGGAAGTAGCATTGCAATGATGCAAACTCTAAGCTCTCTACTGGCACAGCAGCTGGATGGAGTACAGGTACTAAATGCCAGGGTATGAGATGACTGTGCCACAATACACACTACAGATCCCCACACCTTTAGCTAAACCCTTACCCCATACACTCATGTCACAGCGGAGCTGATGGTCAGCAAGTGCCGCCAGCTGCTGGGCAATAACTTTGGCTGACCCCATTTAAAAGCCTCTCTGAAGTCTaatccccagcagcagctacCACACCATTACATCACCTGCTTACAGAGAGGCGTGCATAAACTAATGAGAGTGATGCTGCCATTGCAGCAGCTCCGGTCACTGCAACCCTTACCTAAATGACGGAAATAATCTTCTAGGCCACTCCAGAAGTTCTTCTCAATGAAGGATTTTACCAGCCCCCAAGGCTGCTTCCTGTAACGTAACTCTGTGGAAACCCTGTAAGAAGAAGGGAAGTTcactctttccattttccttctagAGGTTACATCCAGTCCTTTGTCAGCATGTACATGAAAATCAATCAAGCCTATGCTTATCTCTGCAATGGtttcttccctttgtgtttCCACATCAGAAGCACCACATGAAAAACCCTTCCAAATGCAGAGGCAGGAAGGCCTCAAGAAAGCTTCCCACGAGAGGACTCCCAACACCCCTGGCCATGTGCAGGCAGACATTAAGATTGCATATCAGATTGAAACACAAGCCCTAGAGCTTCTCCTAATACCAAATTCCTCTGCTTGTCCTGCAAGGTGCTTTGCAGAGGCACAGCCTGCAAGCACGTCCTACCACTTAATGAGTTGTTTGCTGTGTATGGCAACTGTTCCTGCAAACAACTGCTTTAAAGTATGAAGTCTGCAGATCTCTCTGGCCCAACCATAAGCCCTCTGCAACAACTGTACTATCTTCTCAGTGCTGCCACAATAGGCAGCTGCTCCATGTTCTAACTCTCTGCAACAAGGACACAAGACTCAGTTCTCCCCACCCCTCCTGCCACACCAAAAGCAGCGCTCCCACCCAAAGGTGACTTTTGGTTGTCAATAAAGCTGTTCATCCCACCAGAATTGTACCTGAGTCGGCTTTTGTTTCTGGCAACACGAGTCAATGTGTAGCGGTTAATGGTGTAGAAATAATCATGGTAGGGGACGTCGTGAGTTAGCACCTCTGCATCTATGACATAGCACTCGCTTTCTTGGCTGGCTTTGTACATTGTCTGCATAAAAGACAGCATGCAAGGCAACTATTAGTCTGGTTAGAACATGGCTTTGATAGATAGGCACCTTCACTAGCACTTTACAAATACAGCTCTGTGACAGATAGTAGACTATGCCCATCCAGCATTTCACATCAGATATGCAGTTCTGTGCAGTGAAGTGTGCCCTTTGCCCATCACCTTGCCTTCTCCTTCCCTGTACACAATCCTTGCTTCTGCACAGCACACTTCTTCCCACCCTTGCAAGGTGGGATTTGGGATTCTCCTTCCCTGAATCACACTGCTGAGCCACCCCATCTTTCCTTGATTCCCCTTTAATATTCTCTCTAGCTAACTTACAGTTGTTACCCTTGGCCACTTGAACACATCCCTGTTCAAGTATTTTAATCTCTGTAGCTGCAGCACCTACTGAAAACAGGCAGCCCAGCTCTCTGAATGCACTGCAGATGCtcccatttttcattttacttttttacctTTTATAACAGCCACCTCATAGCCCTTACCACTAAAAAGCCTGACAGCTCAATGGGGAACTGTGATAAGGATGAGCTGACAGTATGTGACTGTCCTGTGCTGGCAGCTCAAAAACCATCACAACAAGCAACAGACAGATATTAGAATGTGCTGTTTGGTGACCAACTGATCTGCTTTTGCTGGAAATATAACGGTCCTTTCCTTGCAGAACAAACCACTGCGAGCTTAAGATCAGCTCTTCATATTCGCAGTGATACCAGGTAGCAAGTTAATACAAGAAAAACGTGTAAAGGAAAACGGATAGGACAAATGCAAAGGTGCGAAGCAGCATGCCTGGGGCAAGGAAGGAAATCACAGATCTGACTGTACAAAGCATTACACCATTGCTGAGCTTTCACATACCTGTGTCTCAGTGACAGTGGCAGTTTTGGGAGCCAGAGGGTTGGTGAGGGTAATGGTGTACAAGATCACTCTGGTTTGattgccattttcttctttcttccaggGGTGAAAGATAATATCTGAGGGGAGAAAACAATATTCAGTCAAAGTAATTGAAAGGGATGCCCAAGGAAAAGGCATAATCAAATAACCAGGCTCAGGAGTGTATTTCCTTCcccctgcagagctcagctgcagaagcactCAGACTCAAATAAGTGTGTAGCAAAGGTCTCCTGTACTTAGAAAATAAACCCACAGTGCCAAACAAGGCAGGTTCTGCTTGCTTTTGATTGCCATCAATACAGATTACAGCAGTCCCAAAGACCTCACAGGGAACACAGCCCCCATTGGCAGCTGGGCTTTgtgcagcatcagcagcagcttACCGGAGAACCGGCGCTGTTCCATGAAGTCCCTCTGGAATTGGGAGTCCGTGAAGAGCAAGTCATACAGTTTGTCCACACTGAAGTTGAACACTTCGTTCACATACTGACGGCCATTCAAGTCCTCATAAAATGCCTGGACTTCACCTGTGGGGAAACAGGCCCCACCTTGATGCTCTGTGCCAGCATCACAGGCTGTGTTCATACAGCACCACGACAGTGTCTTATAGAATGGAATtacttttatctctttttttccaccaatCCCAGGACAACAGCAGAAATATCAGGAGGGGTAATTATCTATATGGGATTTCTTAGGGACATTCTTCCAAACAAACCCTCCCCCCCTTATTCACTTCCTGTAGCCCAGATCAAGGATTCTTTGCATCTGGACATTCAGGTCCATAAAATGAACTCAGTATTTACTCTCCTAGTCCCTCCATGGAAtagacagaggaaaaacaaaacactgatgGCCTGCCCTGCATACCTTCATCATGGGTCTCAGATGAGTCACTGAGCTCAGTGGGAATGTCCTCGTTGTCATTGAAGTCCAGGGAAGGGGAGTTCACAGGGGCAATGATCTCTATTTTCTCTCCCATGATATTTGCAATGCCAAGGTCTTTTTCCACAGGACTCTCTGCtaccacctcctcctcttctggTAGCACCCCATCAAACTGCAGCGAGgacagagcacagtgagggtATGACCAGCAACTAGAAAGTGGGGATTATTTCTGACAACTATTCACATCTGCATATTGTTCATATTCATACACTATCACACCTTTGAATAACTGGCATGTCTGGAAATTAAATAATGGAGACCACTTACCGAGGCTGGTGCTTCACTGCTCCCTGTGGATGTCAGTGTGCTGGCAGTTACTGATTTCTTTGGCAGCTGAGGGCTAGCTTCTGGCTTGGCCTCCATGCTGCTTTTTGAAGAGCTGTCATTGACTTCATTCTCTTCCACAGGGATTTCTTCACAGTAGCTGAGACGCCACAGAGAACACAGGTTTTTATGTTTACACCTCTCAGTACAGCTACAACTGGACACACAGAGCAAGTAAGAATATTTCTGTGCAGCTTCTAGTCTGATTGGAAGCAGAAATGGCTCAGAGCAGGGGAGATCAAGCCCAAACTATACAAGTGTTTATACACAGACTGGCAAGCATCAGCACTTTCTGACCAGGCAACATGCTGACTAGTCCAGTGAATGGGACACTGGCACATTTACAGGATCACTCATCTAGCTCAGTAAATAGAGACACAACTATTTCAGCTCCCACCAGTTTCCAGGAGGAACTGGTACACTTTCAGCTTTTTAGCTATTACACACCTACAGCCAAAGAAATATTTGGTCAGAACCCAAAACCTCTCAGCAGGGACAAATAAAAGTTTGACttatgaaatactgaaagattTTGGCTCTCCTGAAGCCATCTTTCCTTCATCACAAACAGATACCATTCTCCCTCACTCACCCCATTGTGTTGAAGTCATCATCAGGAGGCACATAATCTTCATCATCGCTGGTCAGACCCAGCTCGTTCCCATAACACTGGTGGACAAAGTGCCAGAGCTCCTTTGGACAGAGAGGCTAAAAGAGTGAACATAGATCAGGGTATGCTTACAACCAAAATGACTAAACCAAAATGAATACACCACACTTACACTGGGACTCACACTGCTAAGTGCTGATCTAGCACTGTCTGAACCACTTTCATGTTTGACTCCTGTTGTAGGTAATGGAAGTGAACAGCACTGTGGACTGAGATGTCCCAAGCACGAGGCTACACCCTGAACAGCACAAGTAATGTTCAACCCCAGTGCATTAGGAGCTTAAATGAAAGCCACCTAAAAACTACAGAAATCAGGAAAACTATctaaaagagaaacattttctgttgcagtttAAAATCAAGAGAAGTTACGTTACTACTGGGGAAAGCTTACATGTATCTCAAgttaagaactgaaaatgaattaacaAGACCGCTCACAAAAGCCCAACTTTTCAGGGATGCAGGTCAGCTGACAGCCATATGATTGCATTCTGGAGCTCAAGAAATGGGGCAGAACTCGTGATTTAAGTATGT
This window contains:
- the GRAMD1B gene encoding protein Aster-B isoform X10, encoding MKGFKLACTASNSNRSTPACSPILRKRSRSPTPQDSQGDTMVEKGSDHSSDKSPSTPEQGVQRSCSSQSGRSGAKNSKSHKRLSKKSQSWYNVLSPTYKQRNEDFRKLFKHLPDTERLIVDYSCALQRDILLQGRLYLSENWICFYSNIFRWETLLTVRLKDICSMTKEKTARLIPNAIQVCTDTEKHFFTSFGARDRTYMMMFRLWQNALLDKPLCPKELWHFVHQCYGNELGLTSDDEDYVPPDDDFNTMGCSCTERCKHKNLCSLWRLSYCEEIPVEENEVNDSSSKSSMEAKPEASPQLPKKSVTASTLTSTGSSEAPASFDGVLPEEEEVVAESPVEKDLGIANIMGEKIEIIAPVNSPSLDFNDNEDIPTELSDSSETHDEGEVQAFYEDLNGRQYVNEVFNFSVDKLYDLLFTDSQFQRDFMEQRRFSDIIFHPWKKEENGNQTRVILYTITLTNPLAPKTATVTETQTMYKASQESECYVIDAEVLTHDVPYHDYFYTINRYTLTRVARNKSRLRVSTELRYRKQPWGLVKSFIEKNFWSGLEDYFRHLESELTKTESTYLAEVHRQSPKEKVSKQSTVRRRKRAHAHLRVPHLEEVLSPVTTPTDEEVAHRIKHVAGSTQTRHIPEESPSGFHLQSVSKLLLVISFVICFSLVLLVILNMMLFYKLWMLEYTTQTLTAWQGLRLQERLPQSQTEWAQLLESQQKYHDSELQKWREIIKSSVMLLDQMKDSLINLQNGIGSRDFGSDPEEKRKRFH
- the GRAMD1B gene encoding protein Aster-B isoform X12, whose protein sequence is MVEKGSDHSSDKSPSTPEQGVQRSCSSQSGRSGAKNSKSHKRLSKKSQSWYNVLSPTYKQRNEDFRKLFKHLPDTERLIVDYSCALQRDILLQGRLYLSENWICFYSNIFRWETLLTVRLKDICSMTKEKTARLIPNAIQVCTDTEKHFFTSFGARDRTYMMMFRLWQNALLDKPLCPKELWHFVHQCYGNELGLTSDDEDYVPPDDDFNTMGCSCTERCKHKNLCSLWRLSYCEEIPVEENEVNDSSSKSSMEAKPEASPQLPKKSVTASTLTSTGSSEAPASFDGVLPEEEEVVAESPVEKDLGIANIMGEKIEIIAPVNSPSLDFNDNEDIPTELSDSSETHDEGEVQAFYEDLNGRQYVNEVFNFSVDKLYDLLFTDSQFQRDFMEQRRFSDIIFHPWKKEENGNQTRVILYTITLTNPLAPKTATVTETQTMYKASQESECYVIDAEVLTHDVPYHDYFYTINRYTLTRVARNKSRLRVSTELRYRKQPWGLVKSFIEKNFWSGLEDYFRHLESELTKTESTYLAEVHRQSPKEKVSKQSTVRRRKRAHAHLRVPHLEEVLSPVTTPTDEEVAHRIKHVAGSTQTRHIPEESPSGFHLQSVSKLLLVISFVICFSLVLLVILNMMLFYKLWMLEYTTQTLTAWQGLRLQERLPQSQTEWAQLLESQQKYHDSELQKWREIIKSSVMLLDQMKDSLINLQNGIGSRDFGSDPEEKRKRFH
- the GRAMD1B gene encoding protein Aster-B isoform X9, encoding MPAANMTETLQLPALQVPEQQVVEGSRAWSSSSTPTLRRKRFKMRRMKNVQEQSLEAGSYQQDSPSSSKEYLQLPSIEITPSSDEDTPWSNCSTPSASPRRKRFLLRKWLRVREKKECSESSSQQSSQQSSHDDDSSRFLSPHTRDDSTASNSNRSTPACSPILRKRSRSPTPQDSQGDTMVEKGSDHSSDKSPSTPEQGVQRSCSSQSGRSGAKNSKKSQSWYNVLSPTYKQRNEDFRKLFKHLPDTERLIVDYSCALQRDILLQGRLYLSENWICFYSNIFRWETLLTVRLKDICSMTKEKTARLIPNAIQVCTDTEKHFFTSFGARDRTYMMMFRLWQNALLDKPLCPKELWHFVHQCYGNELGLTSDDEDYVPPDDDFNTMGYCEEIPVEENEVNDSSSKSSMEAKPEASPQLPKKSVTASTLTSTGSSEAPASFDGVLPEEEEVVAESPVEKDLGIANIMGEKIEIIAPVNSPSLDFNDNEDIPTELSDSSETHDEGEVQAFYEDLNGRQYVNEVFNFSVDKLYDLLFTDSQFQRDFMEQRRFSDIIFHPWKKEENGNQTRVILYTITLTNPLAPKTATVTETQTMYKASQESECYVIDAEVLTHDVPYHDYFYTINRYTLTRVARNKSRLRVSTELRYRKQPWGLVKSFIEKNFWSGLEDYFRHLESELTKTESTYLAEVHRQSPKEKVSKQSTVRRRKRAHAHLRVPHLEEVLSPVTTPTDEEVAHRIKHVAGSTQTRHIPEESPSGFHLQSVSKLLLVISFVLVLLVILNMMLFYKLWMLEYTTQTLTAWQGLRLQERLPQSQTEWAQLLESQQKYHDSELQKWREIIKSSVMLLDQMKDSLINLQNGIGSRDFGSDPEEKRKRFH